In Oryza sativa Japonica Group chromosome 11, ASM3414082v1, the following are encoded in one genomic region:
- the LOC4350448 gene encoding water stress-inducible protein Rab21: MAHFQGQQHGHPAARVDEYGNPVAAGHGITGTQEAGAGGYGAAGNVAQPQHAFGGATDAGGYGRQAGYGATGTGTHDAAGYGGSGQPAYGATGTGVHDAGGLMPGHTAGHGTTGTGVHHGAGAGLPAGQTAGYGTTGVTGAQHGAGGLGTGHTAGYGTTGAHHGAGGLGTRHMAGHGATTTPDTMAYGTTGTGAPHGATAGTGAYPHAGGQFQPAREEHKTGGILRRSGSSSSSSSSEDDGMGGRRKKGIKEKIKEKLPGGNKGGQQQPTATAATGGYGAGTGHTAAAGTTTDAGGTAYTPTTQPTHEKKGMMEKIKEKLPGGGHH, translated from the exons ATGGCGCACTTCCAGGGACAGCAGCACGGCCACCCGGCGGCGCGCGTCGACGAGTACGGCAACCCGGTGGCGGCCGGCCACGGCATCACCGGGACGCAAGAGGCAGGCGCCGGAGGGTacggcgccgccggcaacgTTGCGCAGCCTCAGCATGCGTTCGGCGGCGCCACCGACGCCGGGGGTTATGGCCGGCAGGCCGGATACGGCGCCACCGGCACCGGCACCCACGACGCCGCGGGCTATGGTGGTTCCGGTCAGCCGGCGTACGGCGCTACCGGCACTGGCGTCCATGACGCCGGTGGTTTAATGCCTGGGCACACTGCCGGGCATGGTACCACCGGCACCGGAGTCcaccacggcgccggcgccggtttACCCGCGGGGCAGACCGCCGGGTACGGAACAACCGGCGTCACCGGAGCTCAGCACGGAGCTGGTGGACTAGGAACCGGGCACACAGCCGGGTACGGAACCACCGGAGCCCACCACGGCGCCGGTGGCTTGGGCACCAGGCACATGGCTGGACACGGAGCCACCACAACACCCGACACCATGGCATACGGAACCACCGGCACAGGGGCGCCAcacggcgccaccgccggcaccGGCGCGTATCCGCACGCAGGCGGCCAGTTCCAGCCGGCGAGAGAGGAGCACAAGACCGGTGGCATCCTCCGCCGCTCCGGCAGTTCAAGCTCAAGCTCG TCGTCTGAGGACGACGggatgggagggaggaggaagaagggaatcaAGGAGAAGATCAAGGAGAAGCTCCCCGGCGGCAACAAGGGCGGCCAGCAGCAGCCGACGGCCACTGCGGCGACCGGCGGATATGGTGCCGGCACGGgacacaccgccgccgctggtaCAACCACCGACGCCGGCGGGACGGCGTATACACCGACGACGCAGCCGACGCACGAGAAGAAGGGTATGATGGAGAAGATCAAGGAGAAGCTCCCCGGTGGTGGCCATCACTGA